TTCGAAAGAGCGGCGGCGACGACGTTCGCCTTCGCGCGACGCAGCAGTTCGTGCTCGAACTGGCCGGGGCTTTTCATATTCGAGAGCGAGATGGCGCCATGATGTCCCGAGATGAAGTCCATCAGGCCGAAGTCCAGCACCTGCAGCCAGGGAAGTGTGGCGATCTTTTCAACGTCTCGAAGAGCGCCGTGAGTTTCGATCAAGACGTGGATGGGAATCTCGCGCTTCAATCCGGCTTTTGATGCCGTATTGCGGATGTAATCGATCATCTCGGCGACCTGCTCCCATTTCGTCGGCTTCGGAATGGTGATGTAGGTGACCTTATCGCCGGCTCCGTTGATGACGATCTCTGCATCCTGCTTCCAGTGAGCCGTGTGCGTGTAGTCGTGAATACGAACGCCTGCCATCTTGAACTCGTTCTCTGCGGAATTCAGAAGACGGACGATCATCTCGGCGTGCTCCTTTTCCTGTCCTGTCGGAGCGCCATCTTCGCAGTCCATCGTGACATCGAATACGGGTCCCTTCTCTTTTTGAAAGCTGAAGGCCTTCAGGATCATCTTCTCGTTTCCGGCAAAGTGCTCGCAGCTCGGAATAACCGGGAAGGGTTTTTCTCCGGCAAAAAGTGCGTCATTGGGGTGGACCATGCTATTTTCTCTCCCTGTACTATCGCGATAATGGGGATCGCTCAATAAAACGATCGTTCTCGCTAAATTTTTTATGCAGCCTCTCTGTTCCACCATATTTTCAAACGAACACCGGCGCTGCCCTCGTTCCCTTTCTCCCGCGAGCAGATCCACTCAGAAAAAAGGGATTGACCTTGTGCCTTTTCTCCGACCTTCTTTTAGCCGGACGCCGGCCAGACAAACGATGGAATTTCAGATCAGAACTGCTCTCGGTGTACTCGATCAAGATCTACGCCTTTCCGACGCCGATACCCGTCTGTGCGAGATTCTCGGCATAGAGAGCAACTCCGTTCAGGGCTGCCCTTTCGAGCAGTTCTTGCCCGACGAATCAAAGACCGACTTCCGGCGAGCCGTCACTCATGCGCTTCGCGACGGAAGCCATGAGACCAGCATCACTTTACAGAATGGCGACGGTTCCTACGTTTTTGTCGCAGACATGCAGTTGCGACGCCTCGCCGCCTATACAATTTTAATTCAGGTCGTCGATTCGACGCGGGCCCGGCGCATTGAGGGCTCCATCCGTTCTCTTGCCCGCGAAACGGCCCCGCTAACAGGTCAGGCCTTCTTTGATTCAGTCACAGAGCTGCTGGCAGAAGCAACAGGCATGCGCATCGCCTTTGTCGGTCGTCGCATCGCAAACGATCGCATCCGCACGATCTCGGTCTGGGATGACGCACGCGGAGGACGGGTCGACGATTTCGAGTACGAGCTGAAAGGCAGCCCGTGCGAGACGGTGGTAGCGAACGATCCCTGCTTTTTTTGTGATTCTGTCTGCCGGCGATTTCCAGAGGATGCTCTGCTACAGCAGATGCAGATGGAATCGTATCAGGGTATTCCCGTGCACAGCGTTGCCGGCGAACTGCTCGGTATTATCGTCCTTCTGCATGATCGACCAATGGAGCCGATTCCGGAGCTTGATCCGACCTTGACCTTGCTCGCCGCCCGCGCCGGTGCTGAGATGGAACGAATGGAATCGGAGCGGGCCCTGCTCGAGCAGCTGGCAGCCGACCAGAACTATATGTCGACCATCCTTGAGACCACGGGGGCTCTCATCATCGTCGTCGATCGTGACGGGAATATCATCACTTTCAATCGCGGATGCGAAGAGACCTCGGGCTATTCACGAGAAGAGGTCACCGGACAGCCCTTCTGGAAATACCTGATCCCCGAAGACGAAAGGCCGGCCGTCATAGAGGCATTGAAGTCGCTTTCCGCCGGCCACTTTCCCGCAACGTTCGAGAACCACTGGCTACGGCGCGATGGCACGAAGCGATGGATCTCGTGGTCGAATACCTGCACGTTGAAGCCCGATGGATCGGTCGATCTTGTTATCGGAACCGGCATCGACATCACCGAGAAGAAAGAGATGCAGCATGATCTTCTCCAGGCAAACGAAGAGCTGGCCGAACAGCTGGGCGCCGTCGATCAGGAACGCAATCTTCGCAAACAGATCATGGAGACAAGCGGTGCCATCGTGCTTGTCGTCGACGAAGAAGGCCGCCTTATCGAGTTTAACAGCGCTGCCGAGCAGGCAACAGGGTACGAACGAACAGAGGTCATCGGCCAATCCGCAACGCTTCTTGTTCCAGAAAAACTGCGCACGGTTACTCTGGCAGGCTTGAAAGAACGCCTTGCAGCAGGCACGGATTCATCAAGTGAATACATTCTGCTGCGCAAAGACGGTCAGAAGCGATGGGTAACCTGGCAGAACTCCGTCTATAGAGAGCCGCTGCTCGGCCGCAGATTGCTCATCTCAATTGGTATCGACATTACGGAACGTAAGAAGTTTGAGGAAGAACAGCAGCAGCTCTTTAAACAGATCGAGCGCACCTTTCAGGAGATCGTCCGCGAACGAAACTTTCGCCAGCAGATCCTTGATACGGCGGCAGCCATCATCTGTGTCGCCGATACGGACGGCAACGTCATCGAATTCAATCGCGTCGCCGAAGAGATCAGCGGTTATACAAAAGACGAGTTACTGGGTAAGCCTTACTTCATCCTGTTACCGCCTGATCAGCGCGACTCGGCTCGAAACCGCCTGAAACAGATGGAGGACGGCGATGTAGAGCACAATATTGTGTACCCCTGGTTGACCCGATCGGGCGACGAACGACATATTCTCTGGAGCAACTCCGCCTTCTTCGATCGGCAGGGCGGCATGGAATTCGTCATCGGCACCGGCATCGACATCACAGAACGAGTCGAGGTCGAACGTGTTCGCGAAGAGCTTTTTGAGCGATTACAGCATAGTCTACAGGAGTTGCAGCGCGAACGTGAATTCCGACAGAGCATCGTCGAGACCTCAAGCGCCCTCATCATCGTTCTCAGCGAAACGGGACAAATCATCGAATTCAATCGCGGCTGTGAAGAGGTGAGCGGCTATCGGCGCGATGAGGTCATCGGCCGACATTTCAGCTTTCTAATTCCTGTCGATGAAGGGCATCACGTGATGAACCGCTTCGCAGAAATGCCTCTTAAAGAGATCGAGCCGAACGTCGAGAACGGATGGCTTACGAAGTCGGGCGATATACGCTGGATTCTCTGGAATAACAGCTCGGTTACAGATCCACAGACCGGCCAGCAGATCATCATCGGAACGGGAATCGACATCACCGAACGAAAGAAAGCACAGAAAGAGCTTGCCGAAGCCTATGAAGATCTGAAGCTTCTGAACGATCACCTTGAAGATCGCGTGCGAGAACGCACGATGCAGCTCCAGGCGGCCAATCAGGAGCTGGAGGCCTTCTCCTATTCGGTATCCCACGACCTCCGCGCCCCCCTGCGTCATATTACCGGCTTCATTGATCTCATTCACATGAAGGCCTTCGAACTTGATCCTCAGCTGAGGAAATATCTCGATATCATCGCCGATTCTGCTAAGCGTATGGGCATGCTTATCGACGATCTTCTTCAGTTCTCGCGAATGGGCCGCACTGAGATGTCGCAGAGCGTGATAGATCTGAACGGTATCGTCACGAGAGTAATCAACGATCTTTCGTACGAAACGCAGGGCCGGAATATCGACTGGCGCATCACCGAGCTGCCGCGGATGCGCTGTGATCCGTCGATGATCCTGCTTGTTTTCCAGAATCTGATAGGAAATGCGCTGAAATTCACCAGAAACAGGGATCCCGCTGTCATCGAAATTTTTTCGGAACAGGCGGAAAAAGGCACGACAATCCATGTCAGGGATAACGGAGTCGGATTTGACATGCAATATGCCGATAAATTATTCGGCGTCTTCCAGCGGCTGCATAGAGCCGAGGAATTCGAAGGGACGGGAATAGGACTCGCCAACGTGCGACGCATCGTGCACAGACACGGCGGAACCGTCCATGTCGTCGCTGCCTTGAACGAAGGAGCCGACTTTTCATTTCATCTTCCGGAGTTACGATCATGACCGAACTAAAACATATTCTGCTCGTTGAAGACGATGAGCGCGACCTTGAACTGGCTCTGGCCGCCCTTGAAGGGGCCCGCCTTGCAAATCCCATCTCCGTGGCGCGAGACGGCGTGGAGGCCCTTGATTATCTCTTTCGCCGCGAGAAATACGCCGACCGCTGTAGTGGACTGCCCGCCGTCGTTCTGCTCGATCTCAAGCTTCCGAAACGCAACGGCATCGAGGTACTGACCGAGATCCGGCAGGATAAGACACTGCACAGTCTTCCCGTCGTCATGCTCACCTCGTCGCGCGAAGAGCCCGATATCGTTCGCTGCTATGAGATCGGCGCCAACGCCTACGTCGTTAAGCCCGTGGACTTTCAGGAATTCATGCGCGCCGTCGGAACGGTAGGCGCCTTCTGGGGCATCATCAATGAGCCTCCTGTAGAAACAAAGGCGCAGTAAAGGCGACCTCCATGAACGGCACCCTGAAAATACTGCATCTCGAAGATAACGATCTCGACGCCGAGCTTGTCGCCAGCGTCGTCGCCGGCGAAGGTCTGCAGTGTTCGATTCACCGTGTCCAGGATAAGGCAGGGTTCCTCTCCGCCCTGGAGAACGCCCCCGACATCATACTCGCCGACTTCAGCCTGCCCGGCTTTTCGGGCGCCGACGCGTTACAGATCGCTCGAGAGATATCGCCCCAAACGCCCTTCATTCTCGTTTCGGGAGCGCTCGGCGAAGAGCTGGCCATTGAGATGATTAAGAAAGGCATGACCGACTATGTAATGAAGCATCGCCTCAGCCGGCTTGCTCCGGCGATTCAGAGGGCATTGCGAGAGGCCGAAGAGATACAGACGCGACAGCGCGCCGAAAAAGAACGCGAAGAGGCGAACCGGGAGCTGGAGCGCGCCTTCATGCATACGTATGAGCTTGCCTTTGTAGATCAGTTAACCGGCATCCCCAATCGAGAGGCTCTGTTGCAGAATATCGAGCTGCTGATCACGCAGGGCGAGAACCCATTTCACGTATTGCTTCTGAACCTTGACGGCTTTCGCCGCATCAACTATCGTACGCGCTATGAGATCGGCGACAGCGTTCTCATAGCCATCGCAGATCGGGTAAGGAAGGCCCTGCCTGATGAGATCCGCTTTGGTCGTCTTGCCGGCGATTCCTTTCTCACAATCGTCAGACAGGGATCGCATGACCCTGAAGCGATCGCCGACACCATCATCAACGCCTTACAGCAACCCGTCGTCGTTCAGGAGCATGAATTCTTACAGAGCGGTACTGTGAGCATCGTGCGTTATCCGGATGACGGTCGCAACGGCGGCGGGCTGCTTAAAACGGCCGAACTCAATCTGCGCGAAGCAAGACGTACGGGCGGACGTGTTCGACGCTTCACCTCCGAAGACCGCCTGAACCTCGAACGCAGGCTCGCTATTGAAAACGCCCTTCTACAGAGAGACGTCGTCAACGAGATGTATCTCGTCTTTCAACCCAAAGGTCGCATCAGAGACGGAGCCGTACCCTCTCTCGAAGCCCTGATTCGCTGGAAGTCTCCTAAATTTGGTGAGCTCTCACCTGCACATTTTATTCCTCTGGCCGAAGAGATCGGCGCCATCACCTCGATGAGCGAGTGGATCATCGAAACGGGCCTGCAAACGCTTGAACGCATGGACGCTATGGGTTATCCTCCCGTGCATCTTGCCATCAACTTGTCGCCTATTCATCTGAAACGTCCGGACTTCCTGAGCGACCTTTTCGAGCTTTTTTCGCGGCATTCGATCGCTCCGGGTCGTATCGAATTCGAAATCACCGAGGGACTGTTGCTTGAAGATTCGGAGTGGACGGCCGGTATGCTGACCGAGCTGCGCAATGCCGGGTTTCGCCTTGCTCTCGACGATTTCGGCACAGGATTCTCAAATCTCGGTTATCTGAGCAGATTCCCCGTCGATACGATCAAGATCGATAGAAGCTTCATCAGCGAAATTCACATCAATGAACGAAACCGTAGCATCGTGCGGGCGATGATCTCGCTGGCCGAAGCCATGGGAAGCGAAACGGTCGCCGAAGGAGTCGAGCTCGAAGAGGAATTCCAGGCCCTTGCCGATCTGGGCTGTCATCTCATTCAGGGCTATTTTTTCAGCCGACCTCTTAAAACGGAAGATCTGTTCAATTTTTTACAGAATCGCTCACCGGTCCCTTAGTTTAAGCGACAATTTCCTTATTGCTTTTTTATTGAAATCGTCCGTCCAATAGGGCGTTCGACGAATATAGCCGCGCCAGAGCAATCAATGCGAAAAGTCAATTTATGAAGCCTGTGATTCAATACCGAAGCAGCCTGCCAGAGGAACTAAAGAGGGACGACGTCGTCGCCGTACGGGATGCTCAGGCTGCCCCCGACGCCCTCTCGGTCGATCTCGACGCCGGCGATGAGCTACCGTCGACCGATCTACCTCTCTTGCTGTTCTTCAGCGAACGCACGCGAAGCCTGTTATCACAATTGCATAAAAACGGTCCGGTTGAGCTTTTTAACAGGTCCGACTCAAACGGAAAGCATGCCCTGAAACAGGCCATTGATCGGCTCAGCTACGAAAAGCGGATCAAAGAGATGGAAAAAACCATCGCTACCATCAGAACCGAGCATGAAGCGCTGCTGAATTCCATCGACGATCTGGTCATTGTTCTTTCCAGAGAAGGGGCCATTCTGTGGTTTCACCGCCCCTCCAATTTTCCCGATATCCTGGACTCTGCCGTTGTCGGCCGCGACATTCGCTCCCTTCCGCTACCGGCCGAATTCATTAAGGCGGTGGACACTGCTCTGGTTGAAATTTGCGCTGCAGGCCATTACCGCAGCTTTCAGGCGGTTTTTGAAACAGGTCAGAAGAAGCGAACCTTTGAACTGAAGGCCTCCTCACGGGAAGACGGAACAGGCGCCTGCGCCGGTATAACGATTTCAGGCCGCGAGATCACGGAGCTTGTCGAGACCCGCCTTTCGCTTTCGCGCATGACCGAAGAGCTTGAAGAGTCCTTTCTGCGGGCGTTTGAACTTGCGTTCACCGATCAGATCACAGGCCTGCCGAACCGCGAGGCCCTTTTGCAAACGCTTGAGATGACGATGGAGAATCGCAACGACGAGCGCCTCGCTCTCATGCTCTTGCATGTGAGGAATCTGAGCAACATCCGCAATTCGACGCGTTTCGATACAGGCAATCAGATCTTAAAAACGATGGTGGAGCGACTGAAAAATGAAACGGATCGCGAAACCTTCCTTGCCCGCTACGGAGAGGATGAATTCGGACTCTTTATGCCCGGCGACATGGCCGAAGCCGAGACTGCGCGTCTGATTCGGGCCATAGAAGCGCCTGTAAAAACGGACGCCATGGATTTCACGCTCAGCTGTACGGCCGGTATGGCCGTCTTTCCCGACGATGCCACAGAGATGGAAGCGCTGGTGCAGAGCGCCGAAATCGCTCTGCGTGAGGCGCGCGAGCACGGCGTCGATAAGGTCAGGCTTTTCTCTCCCGAAGACCGACAGCGGTTAAACTACAGGATGCATGTTGAAACGGAGCTTCTGCGGCCCAACATCACCGACGAGATGAGCCTGGTCTATCAGCCCATCGTAGATGCGTCTACGCGAAAGATTCGCTATCTTGAGGTGCTGCTTCGCTGGACGTCTCCCGTTCTTGGAGACGTACCTCCCGATCTTTTTATTCCGCTCGCCGAGAAAAACGGCGTCATCATCTCGCTGACGAACTGGATGATCACGGAAAGTACGAAAGTGCTTCCTCTACTGCCTGCCGACATCCGCTTTTCAGTAAACCTTTCGCCGGTGCATCTGCTTGTTCCGACTCTTGTCGACGACATTGCCGGCCTCATCGAAGAGCATCACATGGATCCCGACCGCTACAAGATCGAGATAACGGAAGGAGTATTCATCAGAGATCCGGTCGAGGCCACACAGCGCATCCATGGATTGAAATCCAGGGGCTTCACTATAGCCCTCGACGACTTCGGCGTCGGTTTCTCAGGACTCAGCTACCTCGGCCTTCTGCCCGTCGACTCGATCAAGATCGACAGAAGCTTTTTACAGGGATATCCCGACGACAGACGTTCGACGGCGCTGATCGAATCCATCCTCACGTTAACAAGATCGTTTGGAATCGACAGCATCGCCGAAGGCGTCGAGCGCGAAGAGCAGATCGAGCATCTGAACCGCCTGGGTTGCAGCATGCTTCAGGGGTTTCTGCTCTCGCGTCCGCTGAAAGAGCAGGCCATGCTGGCGCTCTTCTCCTGAGACAGGCCCCCAACTCTTCCTGACCGGCCTCTGCCCGGCCGGCGGCCGGGTCGCCGGTTAGCCGACCCGCTCCGTACGCCTGAAAGAAATTAGCCGATTACCTCTTTTGCGACGGCAGAGGCCATCTTTCCGTCATATTGACCGTCATACTTCTCTTTCAGAAGTTTCATCGCTTCGCCGATGTTCTTCACACCGGCCTCTTTCAGGATCTTTTTCAGATCGTCGGCTCCGAGCTGCTGCGGAAGGTATTCTTCGAGCACCCCTTTTTCATACTCGCTCTTCGCCTTCTCTTCGGCCGAGATCGTACCTTTTGCCGCCAGCTCCAGGTTTTCGTTCACGCCTTTAAGAAAGGAACGCACGACTTTCAAAACGTCCTGATCGTTCGGGTCGCGATGCCCGTCGTCGATGGCCATCGTCTTCACCTGTGAAAGGACGGTAATGAGCAGGGCAGCACGATCGGCATCTTTATTCTTGCGGGAATCAAGTGTATCTTTCTGTAATTTCTCGAAAAGCATGGATCGACGATGCGGGCACAGAGGACGCTGTCAAGTCGAGTTAAGAGGGCAATGGGACGGCGAATAAGCACAAGGTAGAAGAAAACACAAGAAGATAAACCACGGAGACACGCAGGAAATCCGAGAAGAGGAAGAGTTTTTTGACCGCGAAATACGCGAAAAGCGCGAAAACGATCCAGATGCGACAATATCTATGAGAACTCTCTCCGCCTTTGCCCTCATCGGTTTTCTCTGCGTTCTCTGAGCGCTCCGAGGTTCATTCTGAAATTAAAGGAGCCCCTAACTCCACCCCTTCAAGAGCGCCTCATGGGCGAGCAGAAAGTCGGATTGTGTATCAAGCCCTGGCGGCAGGCAGCTCTCAGTCTTCAGATGTGCAAATCCATGCACAAGGGCCCAGGCGGCATGCGCCATAGAAACCGGCGACTGTGGCCGAAAGGCCTTCTGCTCGATGCCGGCCTGACACATCTCAACAAGAAGCGTAAAGGCCGGCTCGGCGCTCCGTACGATCGGGCCATCGGAATCGCTGAGCGCATAGAGCGGCTCCTGAAAAAGCAGCCTGTAAAGGCGCGGATGCCGGATTGCAAAACGCAGGTAGCCGGTGCCGTAACGTCGCATTGCAGCGATGACGTCGGCCTCCGCTCCGCGCAGAGTTGAGCGGATCAGCAGCTGAAAGCCGCGTTCGACAAGGCCGGCCAGCAAATGGTTCTTGCTTTCAAAATGTCTGTAGGCCGCCGCCGGACTGACGCCGATCTCTGTGGCGAGCCGTCGCATAGAAAGCGCCTCTTCGCCTTCTTTCTCAAGCAACCGCATGCCGACACGCAGGAGCTCGGCCTTGAGATTACCGTGATGATACGGTCCGCGCGTCCGTTCGGGACGCTTTTCAGTCGCACTCTTCCTTTTTAAGGTCACGAGGTCACAGAAACAAATAAGGCAGGAGAGGCAAGAAAATGTTGACGGCGTTCACATCAAGCATTACAATGTAAACATCGTTCACATGAAGATACCTGCAAGAGATTCCCAAACAGATCGACGCAGTTCTCCAGAGGACGATCACAAACACTCAAGGAGCCTTTCATGGCATCGGCAAAAAAGATACTCTTGATCCTGGGTCATCCGGATCCAAACAGCTTTAACGGTGCGATCTTTCAGAGCATCGCAGAGGGATTTAAATCGGCGCAGAGCACGAATACGCTTCAGGCCGTGAGGCTTGCTGATCTGCACTTTCAGCTGAATCTTGCGCATGGCTACAACAGCCGCACCGAGCTGGAACCCGATCTATTGGAGATGCAGACGAAGATCAAAGAGGCCGACCATATCGTTTTTGTGTATCCGACCTGGTGGGGTCAGATGCCCGCTCTTCTTAAAGGCTTCTTTGATCGGGTTTTTCTTCCCGGCTTCGCTTTTAAGTATAGAGAGAACTCTCCGCTCTGGGATAAATTTCTCACGGGAAAGACGGGCGATCTCATCGTCACGATGGACGCTCCCTCATGGTACGATCGCCTGCTTTATGGTGCGGCCAGTCGTCGGGCCGTGAAAAACGCCATCCTCGAATTCTGCGGCATCAAGCCCGTACGTATAACGACGCTCGACCGCCTGCGATATCGCAAGGACAAGGAGCGCGCCGTCTTTCTGGAAAAGATGAAGAAGCTGGGAGCGAGCCTGGCGTCCAGGTAGGCCTGTGCCTGCTCCGGTAGATTTCAAGACATCTTTCCTTGCAAGACTCCTGAAGCTTAGCCTCTGGAGTCTTGCAAGGAAAATAACGAGGATGTTCTGTTGAAATGAATAACAGACAGCGGGTGCTATTTCTGCGCGGATGCCGGTAGATGCAGTAAATTGTTTTCGTACAGATCGACCATGGGGAAACAGAGGTCGTAATCCCCCCAGAGCAACTCTCCATGCTCGATTCGAAACGCTTGAAAGAGAGCGGGCTCCATATAGGATTGAATTGCTGGATTTTGAGCTGAACGCAGAAAAGGCTCAAAGTCTACGAGCTGTTCTGTTCCGTCATCAAAGACCAGGCTGAGAACATAGTCCTTCACATACTCGGCTCGGACTATATTGATGACTTCATTCATTTCAGCCTCCTTTCAATGCGCTCCGGCCGAATTGTCTTATTCAGAACAAAAAAATCAATCCACTTTTGCACAATATCAGCGCTTCGAGCCCGAACAACCTCTACGAACAACGCTTGCTCCATGGCTTTCAAGGGCTGACGACCGCGAACATTCATAAAATCGATGCGAACTACATCGCCGCCAAGCACAAAAATCTCAGCCTTACTTTCTCTGCCCTGACATTTGCCGTGCACATGAACAGGTTCATGCTCATTGGAATAAAAGAGCACCGTAATCCCGAAGTATTCGTACAGCTTCGGCATACGTAATCTCAACCCAGAGTCAATTCAGGCTCCCGATACGTGTAGTTGAAATCACGTCGCATGGGAAGAAAGCCCGACTCTGATAGAAAGATGCGGGCCTTCTCTTCGCTTTTGATGCCGTAGCTGCGCAGGACGTTCTCTTCGATGACGATCGAGGAGATGTCGTCGGCGCCTGAATGCAGGGCGATCTGACCGACGCCCTGGCCGAGCACCATCAGCGACGTTTCAATATGCGTGATGTTGTCGAAGAACAGACGACAGATGCCGAGTACCTTCAGGTATTCCTGTGCGGGAACGTTGCGCACATAGAACTTCTTCGTCTGTTTCTGGAAGGTCCACGGAATAAACGAATGGAAACCTCCCGTGCGATCTTGCAGATTGCGGATCAGATCAAGGTGTTCGATAACCTCATGCCGCGTTTCTTCGCTGCCCCAGACGATATTGGCCGATCCCGGCAGGCCTTCACGATGGCAGGTTTCCATGACGTGAATCCACTGTTCGCTGGTCGCCTTCTTCGGCGAGAGGATGTTGCGCATGCGATCGGTCAGGATCTCGGCGCCGGCGCCGGGCACGGAATCAAGGCCGGCCTGTTTTAGCGTGCGCAGAACCTCTTCAAGAGGCAGACCGGTAATCGCCTCCATATTCATGAGTTCGACGGGCGAGAAGGCGCGGATGTGGATGTGCTTGCCGAGCTTCTCTTTAACGGCTCGCATGACGCCCAGGTAATAGTCAAAGGGGATGCGCGGATCGACTCCGCCCTGCAAGAACATCTGGTCGGCGCCGACTTCAAGCGCCTCTTCCATTTTTTTGACGATCTCGTCTTCGGTGAGCACGTAGCCCTTGCCAGAGCCGATCTCGTCCATAAACGAGCAGAAGGTGCATTCTACGTTACAGAAATTCGTGTAATTGACGACGCGAAAGGCCGTGTAGCTGGCGATGGCCGGATTGACCTTGCGGTTCCGGATCTCACGGGCGGCGAGTTGTATTTTCAGGAAGTCTCCGTTCTGGTAGAGCTCGAAGGCGTCGTCGACGGAGAGGCGGTTTCCGCTCAGCACGGACTCCAGAATGCGGTCAGTTGCCGTATCAGCAGTCAATCCCTGTAACATTGCCATCCACCTTTTTATCAGAATGGGGTGCGCCCAGCTTTTTTCTCGACATGAACCCCGTTCAAAATAATCCTGCAAGGGCGCATGGGATAGCCATTTCCCGCGCTTTAAACACACGGAGAGATTCATGTTCCAACAATCCGACCTCGTGAAAAACGTGTTTCACCTGACGGTATTCGGTGTGGCTCATGTGGCCTTTATTTACGCCGTCTACTATCGTTTCAAACTGATGCTCAAGGCACAGAAAGT
This region of Leptonema illini DSM 21528 genomic DNA includes:
- a CDS encoding DUF4160 domain-containing protein; the protein is MPKLYEYFGITVLFYSNEHEPVHVHGKCQGRESKAEIFVLGGDVVRIDFMNVRGRQPLKAMEQALFVEVVRARSADIVQKWIDFFVLNKTIRPERIERRLK
- a CDS encoding DUF2442 domain-containing protein, with the translated sequence MNEVINIVRAEYVKDYVLSLVFDDGTEQLVDFEPFLRSAQNPAIQSYMEPALFQAFRIEHGELLWGDYDLCFPMVDLYENNLLHLPASAQK
- a CDS encoding CofH family radical SAM protein, which encodes MLQGLTADTATDRILESVLSGNRLSVDDAFELYQNGDFLKIQLAAREIRNRKVNPAIASYTAFRVVNYTNFCNVECTFCSFMDEIGSGKGYVLTEDEIVKKMEEALEVGADQMFLQGGVDPRIPFDYYLGVMRAVKEKLGKHIHIRAFSPVELMNMEAITGLPLEEVLRTLKQAGLDSVPGAGAEILTDRMRNILSPKKATSEQWIHVMETCHREGLPGSANIVWGSEETRHEVIEHLDLIRNLQDRTGGFHSFIPWTFQKQTKKFYVRNVPAQEYLKVLGICRLFFDNITHIETSLMVLGQGVGQIALHSGADDISSIVIEENVLRSYGIKSEEKARIFLSESGFLPMRRDFNYTYREPELTLG
- a CDS encoding NAD(P)H-dependent oxidoreductase; amino-acid sequence: MASAKKILLILGHPDPNSFNGAIFQSIAEGFKSAQSTNTLQAVRLADLHFQLNLAHGYNSRTELEPDLLEMQTKIKEADHIVFVYPTWWGQMPALLKGFFDRVFLPGFAFKYRENSPLWDKFLTGKTGDLIVTMDAPSWYDRLLYGAASRRAVKNAILEFCGIKPVRITTLDRLRYRKDKERAVFLEKMKKLGASLASR
- a CDS encoding TetR/AcrR family transcriptional regulator; translated protein: MTLKRKSATEKRPERTRGPYHHGNLKAELLRVGMRLLEKEGEEALSMRRLATEIGVSPAAAYRHFESKNHLLAGLVERGFQLLIRSTLRGAEADVIAAMRRYGTGYLRFAIRHPRLYRLLFQEPLYALSDSDGPIVRSAEPAFTLLVEMCQAGIEQKAFRPQSPVSMAHAAWALVHGFAHLKTESCLPPGLDTQSDFLLAHEALLKGWS